In Pelodictyon luteolum DSM 273, the genomic stretch CGCAGGCCATATGGAGCAGTATGTGGATGAAACCGGCCAGCTTACCCTCACTAAGGCTCTGCAGCCCGCCATCCAGTCAAAATTCACGCACATCGCAGGACACCTCAACACCGGGCATATCGATCATCCGGTATGGCTCAAGGCCACCGTACGGACAGAGGATGGATTTCCACGGCACACCATCCTTTCCATCGGCCCGCCCTCCCTTGAACGGCTGAGGGTCTATGTGCAGACAGGCAATGACCCGTCGAGTCCTGCCTCGTACCGTGAATACAGGCTCGGAGCCGACATCCCCGCCTCACAGCGGACATTGCTCACACCACAGTTTGCGGTCCCTCTCGTGCTCGACAACGTTCGACCAACCACAATCCTTATCCGGGTTGAACCCGGCATCGCAATCAGCCTTTTCGCCACGATTCTGACGCCCGAAGACCTCTACGGCCAGACCAACATGCTGCTCCTGCTCCAGGGAGCCTATCTCGGCATTATCCTCATTACCGCACTCTTCAGCATTTTCAACTTCTACCGCCTGAATGAATCGCCCTACCTCTACTTCGGGCTGTTCGTTCTCTGCATATTCTGCTTTATCCTCTCCGGGGAAGGGATCCTTGTGCTTGCACTTCCCCAACAGGCACATCTGGTCACCGAGTTCATCCGCCGGACAGCCATGGCGTTGAGCTTCGTGTTTCTGGCACTGTTCGGCCGGAGCATCCAGAGGGCCCGTTCCCATCCCTTTGCCTCGCGCTACCTGCTGTTCATATCCATACTCAGCGGCATTACCGCCCTGTCTGCGCCGTTCTGGCTGTATAAGGATCTCGCTACGGCATCCATGATTGGCGCACTCGGAATGATGATGATCCTGATCCATATTTCATCAATCCTTGTCATGGAAAGGGAGCCGGGCTCAAAGATGTATCTCGCTGCTTTCGTCATCATTCAGGCTGGTTATGTCCTCCAGCTGCTCCGGCATTTCGGTGTCGTCCCGCTTGAATGGTGGAGCAGCAATCCCATGCCGTTTTTCTTCCTGCTCGCCATAATCCTTATCTCGTTCGCCTTGACTGAACGGCTGAGGGAATCGCGGCTTGCTGCAGAGGAGATGTCGATTGAACTCCGGAATAACCGTGATGTGCTTGAAAAGTCTCTGGCCGTACAGGAAAACATGGGCGCGCGAAAAAAGCGCCTGATTGATATGATTTCACATGAATACCGCACTCCCATTGCCATCATTAGAGCAAATATTGACATCATGATGCTCAATGAAGCAAGTCAGTCAAAAGAGGCTGCCAGCCGTTTCTGCAAAATAAATCGAGCCATCCAGCGCCTTGTGGAGATTATGGACATATCTCTTGAGGAAAGCCAGCATGATGATCCGAGAGATACCCGAAACCCTCAGTCAATGAGGATTGACGAGTTCTTGTCTCAGGAGTATGTCGCCGAAATAACATCCCGTTTCAATCTCTCGGCCCGGATGTCTGAAAGCATTGGAAACCATTGCATCAAAGCCGATGCGGCACAACTGAAAACAGCCCTTTTCAATCTGCTCGACAACGCCGGAAAATACTCTGTCCCCGGCAGCCGGATCCTCCTTGAATGCAGTGTCGAGCAGAGCTGGATGGTAATGAGGTTACGAAACCGGGTTGAAGAGTGCTTCATTCGAGAGGGGGATGAGCTGTTTGAGCAGTATCGGCGAGGACGCAACAGTACGAACACTGCCGGTGCAGGGCTAGGACTCTGGAGGGTACGCCGTATTGTCGAGCACCATCACGGCCGGGTTGCCATTGAGCGGAATACCGAAGAATTTATTGCTACTTTACGTATTCCAGTAATCCTCACCTCAGAATAACGATACCATAAACCATCAGGACGACACAAGAACCATGGACAGCAATGCTCATCCGGCTGACGGAAAGCCGATCCTTTACGTTGAAGATGACGCTGATCTCAGGGAAGCCATGATCGAGTACCTGGAGAAAATCGGACATCGTGTCACCGGCGTAGGTACGGCAAAAGCATTTTATGAAGCACTCTCCGGAGGGTCGTTTGCGCTTGCAATCATCGATATCGGCCTTCCAGACCAGAGCGGCCTTGTGCTTGCAGACCATGTCCGCCAACACACCCTCATGCGCATCATCATGCTGACGGCGCACTCGACACTTGACGACAAAATCGGAGGGTACCAGTCCGGAGCCGACATTTATATGACAAAGCCTGTAGACTGCCGTGAACTCTCGGCAGCAATTAACAGCATGTTTGAGCGCATGCCCTCTGCCCTGCGACAAACGAACGAAAATACCGTACAGTCTTCCTCATGGAGGCTTATGAAAAGCGACTGGGTTCTTCGCTCACCCTCAAATATTCCCATCCAGCTTACCTCGAAGGAATATGAGCTGATCATGTTCCTGATCCAGCAGGACACAGCAGTCATTTCCCGCGCGGAGATCCTCAAACACCTTGATTACCCCTATAACGAATACGGAAGCCTTGCCCTCAAGTCGCTCGTCTACCGTCTCAGAAAGAAAATGGATGATGCCGGATGCACTTTTCCGATAAAAACCATCCATGGAACCGGATACGCTCTCTCATCCCCCATTTCGATCGCCTGAGTCTCTCCGCTCCTGTCTGACTGCACGCCCCACAGCTCAGATCACCTCCATCACAATTCGTCACCCGATGTCACCTTTCGTGCCTTGTGAGGGGCACCTTCATGGGTTATAATAATAGGTGAAAATAGATCCTATTTAAGGGATCGACAAAGTAACCGATTTATCTGTTCACCTTAAACACTACTATCATGACTACGAAATCTACTCTCTCGCGCGTCATTCTCTGTGCCGCCCTCCTTGCAGCAGGAGCACTGCCCCAGACAGCATATGCTGACCGGGGTGAGTCTGGAGAATCAGTTTCGGGAACGACAAACCTGAAGGTGGTCATGCCGGAATATATCGTCCTGCATTACTACAGCGACATTCAGCTTTCGTTCACGGCAGCATCTTCAGCCGAATCAGATGGAACACTCAGCCCCTTGACGGCAAGCTGGACCACTGCGACTGAAGGTGGCGAGGTCTTCGACGCCAACATAACCAGTGCTGCAGAGGCTGGAGATGCAACAAGGGCGATAACGCTCAAAAATGTCTGGTCGATAGCAGGCCTATCGCCCTCCGGGGAAGCAAGGGTGTCGATCACAGGAACTGATCTCGAGAAGGACGACAGCAGCTCCAAAATAGATACAGAAGACTGGAAAGTGGCTGTGGGCAGCAATGCAGGAAAAAGCATCGAGACAGACCTGAGAGGAATCTCGGGCAAGCAGACCAAAGGCGATGTCAAGATGACGCTCAATTTCGCAAACACCACCGAGTCGGGTGAGCATGATGGAAGCTTCACCATCACCGCCATCACCATCTAGCCCTCAGACCTTGTGCAGGTTGCCGTGCAACAGAACGGCAATCTGCATAGGAATAGTGAAGTAAAGGCTAACAGCATGTTTGAGCGCATGCCATCTGCCCTGCGACAAACGAACGAAAATACCGTACAGTCTTCCTCATGGAGGCTTATGAAAAGCGACTGGGTTCTTCGCTCACCCTCAAATATTCCCATCCAGCTTACCTCGAAGGAATATGAGCTGATCATGTTCCTGATCCAGCAGGACACAGCAGTCATTTCCCGCGCGGAGATCCTCAAACACCTTGATTACCCCTATAACGAATACGGAAGCCTTGCCCTCAAGTCGCTCGTCTACCGTCTCAGAAAGAAAATGGATGATGCCGGATGCACCTTTCCGATAAAAACCATCCATGGAACCGGATACGCTCTCTCATCCCCCATTTCGATCGCCTGACTCTCTCCGCTCCTGTCTGACTGCACGCCCCACAGCTCAGATCACCTCCATCACAATTCGTCACCCGATGTCACCTTTCGTGCCTTGTGAGGGGCACCTTCATGGGTTATAATAATAGGTGAAAATAGATCCTATTTAAGGGATCGACAAAGTAACCGATTTATCTGTTCACCTTAAACACTACTATCATGACTACGAAATCTACTCTCGCGCGCGTCATTCTCTGTGCCGCCCTCCTTGCAGCAGGAGCACTGCCCCAGACAGCATATGCTGACCGGGGTGAGTCTGGAGAATCAGTTTCGGGAACGACAAACCTGAAGGTGGTCATGCCGGAATATATCGTCCTGCATTACTACAGCGACATTCAGCTTTCGTTCACGGCAGCATCTTCAGCCGAATCAGATGGAACACTCAGCCCCTTGACGGCAAGCTGGACCACTGCGACTGAAGGTGGCGAGGTCTTCGACGCCAACATAACCAGTGCTGCAGAGGCTGGAGATGCAACAAGGGCGATAACGCTCAAAAATGTCTGGTCGATAGCAGGCCTATCGCCCTCCGGGGAAGCAAGGGTGTCGATCACAGGAACTGATCTCGAGAAGGACGACAGCAGCTCCAAAATAGATACAGAAGACTGGAAAGTGGCTGTGGGCAGCAATGCAGGAAAAAGCATCGAGACAGACCTGAGAGGAATCTCGGGCAAGCAGACCAAAGGCGATGTCAAGATGACGCTCAATTTCGCAAACACCACCGAGTCGGGTGAGCATGATGGAAGCTTCACCATCACCGCCATCACCATCTAGCCCTCAGACCTTGTGCAGGTTGCCGTGCAACAGAACGGCAATCTGCATAGGAATAGTGAAGTAAAGGCTATTATATTTACCCTTATGGTAACCAGGAGCAGCAGCATAGCGCATGACAGAAACACAGGGAGTGCGAGCTCTCATCCCAGCAGGGCAATGACGGCACTGGTGGCTTTTTTTATTTCGGCTCAATTCTTTCTTGCCCTATCTATATCGTATGCCGAAACTGATCGGACTGCAACCCTGTATTTCCGGAACGATGCGCCAATAAGCATCACGGTCGGGGAGATATATCCTGGACAGACAGGAGCAGTGGCCATCGGGAGCTACTCTGCAGAAATCCTCTGGAATGAACAATACGAAAGCAGCGCTACGCTTGATATTGATACCCCGGCCTATACATCATCAGTAGAGCAGCGTACCATTGAGGATTTGTGGCATACCGATGCGTTCAGGACTGATAACGGCAGATCGCCCGATTACAGGGTCACCTACAGCATCAACAACTCGCCATATAGTGAAAATCAGCAGTCGGAGTATTTCTACAACAGCGACCGCTCCTCTAAAATCAGAATTACCTTCACTCCCCCCCGGATCACCGAGGATAAAAGCGATAAATCTTATATCCTTAAGGCGGAGCCGGCTGTAATTACGTTCAAAGTAACCGATGCAACGGCCTCAGGTACTTATTCGGGAAGCATTGACACCCGGATTTCTGCCGCCAACTTCAAGGTCCAATAATCAGAATTCGGTCTTTCTCCCCCAGATGAAATACTTGTTACGCATTGCTGCCCTTCTTCTGCTGTGCACTGCACCCCTCTCCAGCCTGATGGCCGGTGATCCACCCGGGCAGATTGCCGTATCGCCGTCCATGTTCGAACTCAACATCGGCACAAAACCGCTCACCCAGTCAATCCGGCTGAAAAACCTCAAGAAGCATCCCATCATTCTTAAGGTGGATGTCTATAACTGGACGCTAGATGGCAACAACAGCCTGAAAGAGATCGCGCCCACCGCGCAATCCATCGACCAATGGATGATCATCAACCCGGTATCGTTCACCATTGACCCTGGCAAGGAGCAGGTTATCCGGTTTTCCATCCGTCCGACTACGACTCCGGACCCCGGAGAACACCGCGCAATCATTTTTTTTACCGAACAGCCCCCGAAAGACAAGGCAGGAGGCGTTGAAGTACTCTTCAAGCTTGGCGTGGCAGTATACGCCTATGCCGACCCGATCCGTCACGCCGGCGTACTGACATCCATTTCGCTGGACAGGGCAGGAAGCATGATCAAGGTAGGACTGCAGAACAGCGGCAATGTCCATACCCGCCTGAAGGGCGAGTATTCGATATGGAAACCGGGAAGTTTTCCGGGATTCAAGAAAACAGGAATGGATTTGACCAAAGAACAGCCAGAAGGATTCATTGCCGGAGGAAACATGAACAACACTCCGGTTCTTGCCGGAAACCGTCGAGTGATTACGACATCGATTCCCCTTCCTGCAGAAAATAAGGGCTCCTATGTCGTTGCCGTGCAGGGAACTGTCGATGACCGGAAAATTGAGAAGGTGTTTCCATAGGAGACGCTTCGATTCACCAAGGCATAAAGCATTCCCCGTCATTGCCCCCCAGCACCGCACATAGCATCCGGCGCTTCATGCTGCTGCCGTTCCTCTGCATCATGCTCATGCCGCTACCCGCGGCACATGCTGCTGAAGGTATCCTTCAAAACGACACGCCAAAGGCTCTTTCAAGCACGCCGCGCGCATCCATGTCGGATGCCGAGCCCCTGCTTGTCGGGATATACTTCAACCGCGTACTTCAGGCAGAGGAAACCATCTACCATGAATCAGAGGAATACTGGATGCCGTTTGAACTCTTTCTCAAACAAACCGGGCTGAAGGAGCAGGAACGTCAAGGCTCAGTTGCATCCTATGCCACCAACCTCGGAACACTCCGCTTTGACACTGCATCCCTGAAGGAGTTCGAGGGCACAGTCTGCATAGCATTCACGGACCTGAAAACCGTATTCATCTCCACACCGGTTTTTGACTATTCCCTCTTCGCCGTCATGCTTAATATTCCCTGGCAACCCGGTGCCCGGCCAAAGCGGGAGCGTGAAGTGCCAGACATCAAGGCACCGGCAGGAA encodes the following:
- a CDS encoding response regulator transcription factor — translated: MDSNAHPADGKPILYVEDDADLREAMIEYLEKIGHRVTGVGTAKAFYEALSGGSFALAIIDIGLPDQSGLVLADHVRQHTLMRIIMLTAHSTLDDKIGGYQSGADIYMTKPVDCRELSAAINSMFERMPSALRQTNENTVQSSSWRLMKSDWVLRSPSNIPIQLTSKEYELIMFLIQQDTAVISRAEILKHLDYPYNEYGSLALKSLVYRLRKKMDDAGCTFPIKTIHGTGYALSSPISIA
- a CDS encoding helix-turn-helix domain-containing protein; its protein translation is MKSDWVLRSPSNIPIQLTSKEYELIMFLIQQDTAVISRAEILKHLDYPYNEYGSLALKSLVYRLRKKMDDAGCTFPIKTIHGTGYALSSPISIA
- a CDS encoding sensor histidine kinase gives rise to the protein MLSGDEASAREHGTDSSFSLAGHMEQYVDETGQLTLTKALQPAIQSKFTHIAGHLNTGHIDHPVWLKATVRTEDGFPRHTILSIGPPSLERLRVYVQTGNDPSSPASYREYRLGADIPASQRTLLTPQFAVPLVLDNVRPTTILIRVEPGIAISLFATILTPEDLYGQTNMLLLLQGAYLGIILITALFSIFNFYRLNESPYLYFGLFVLCIFCFILSGEGILVLALPQQAHLVTEFIRRTAMALSFVFLALFGRSIQRARSHPFASRYLLFISILSGITALSAPFWLYKDLATASMIGALGMMMILIHISSILVMEREPGSKMYLAAFVIIQAGYVLQLLRHFGVVPLEWWSSNPMPFFFLLAIILISFALTERLRESRLAAEEMSIELRNNRDVLEKSLAVQENMGARKKRLIDMISHEYRTPIAIIRANIDIMMLNEASQSKEAASRFCKINRAIQRLVEIMDISLEESQHDDPRDTRNPQSMRIDEFLSQEYVAEITSRFNLSARMSESIGNHCIKADAAQLKTALFNLLDNAGKYSVPGSRILLECSVEQSWMVMRLRNRVEECFIREGDELFEQYRRGRNSTNTAGAGLGLWRVRRIVEHHHGRVAIERNTEEFIATLRIPVILTSE
- a CDS encoding fimbrial biogenesis chaperone, with amino-acid sequence MAGDPPGQIAVSPSMFELNIGTKPLTQSIRLKNLKKHPIILKVDVYNWTLDGNNSLKEIAPTAQSIDQWMIINPVSFTIDPGKEQVIRFSIRPTTTPDPGEHRAIIFFTEQPPKDKAGGVEVLFKLGVAVYAYADPIRHAGVLTSISLDRAGSMIKVGLQNSGNVHTRLKGEYSIWKPGSFPGFKKTGMDLTKEQPEGFIAGGNMNNTPVLAGNRRVITTSIPLPAENKGSYVVAVQGTVDDRKIEKVFP